Proteins encoded together in one Rana temporaria chromosome 6, aRanTem1.1, whole genome shotgun sequence window:
- the WFIKKN1 gene encoding WAP, Kazal, immunoglobulin, Kunitz and NTR domain-containing protein 1: MWPVIWFVQLCLVSQGANPSPARGHFGICPNQLNANLWVDAQSTCERECEADQECEVFEKCCTNVCGQRSCVAARYPDSGLQAPGSLHPTTCSGFICTQQGSDCEMWEGRPVCRCRERCGKQPGFTCASDGLTYYNRCYMDAEACARGITLVEVPCKFVSSWPATTAAPSETTPQTTQPSTPLEMPMPPALYHSPSPQSVIIGGTVGLQCESSGRPRPEILWEKQGDGPSAPLMRPDQMYGNLVVTNSGQLVIYNARPEDAGIYVCMARNSAGLLRAQFPLSVVKKGTTTASSGHQRLVHPSECPKLPELRECLGPQALRWFYDLQSGDCQTFLYKGCPGPANNFHTYEECRASCQTRPPDHCSLPPVRGPCKTPEWRWAYSPLMRQCFSFIYGGCRGNQNNFESRQACEDRCPLPRAKQCQGCHLRGRLVPSLCRSDFVIVGRLEDSGEERVLRVLLIEVLKDDHMGLHLFHTEYLEVTMGEGGGGGGCPCTNLAGLGDNPLLIMGEVQDGMALLGPSSYVRPASEKRLRKVRDMLDKGTCQMLNRFQD; the protein is encoded by the coding sequence GAGTGTGAAgttttcgagaaatgctgcacaaACGTCTGTGGACAACGAAGCTGCGTGGCCGCCCGATACCCAGACTCTGGCCTTCAGGCCCCTGGGTCTCTTCATCCAACTACTTGCTCTGGTTTTATTTGCACTCAGCAGGGTTCTGACTGTGAAATGTGGGAAGGTCGCCCCGTTTGCCGCTGTCGCGAAAGATGTGGAAAGCAACCAGGCTTCACTTGTGCCTCGGATGGGCTCACTTACTACAATCGCTGCTACATGGATGCTGAAGCTTGTGCTAGGGGTATAACCTTAGTGGAGGTGCCCTGCAAATTTGTgtcatcctggccagccaccactGCAGCCCCTTCTGAGACTACCCCCCAGACCACCCAGCCTTCCACGCCTCTGGAAATGCCCATGCCTCCTGCATTGTACCATTCACCCTCACCACAGTCAGTTATAATCGGTGGTACTGTAGGGCTGCAATGTGAATCCAGTGGACGCCCACGTCCAGAAATCCTATGGGAGAAGCAAGGAGATGGTCCCTCAGCTCCATTGATGAGGCCAGACCAGATGTATGGAAATCTTGTTGTAACCAATTCTGGCCAGCTGGTCATCTACAATGCTCGTCCAGAGGATGCTGGCATTTATGTCTGCATGGCCCGCAACTCTGCAGGACTGCTGCGTGCTCAGTTCCCTCTTTCTGTTGTGAAGAAAGGGACCACCACAGCAAGTTCAGGACACCAGCGGCTAGTCCATCCCTCTGAATGCCCAAAGCTCCCAGAACTCAGAGAATGTCTAGGTCCTCAAGCCCTACGCTGGTTCTACGACTTGCAAAGTGGTGACTGTCAAACTTTTCTTTATAAAGGGTGTCCAGGTCCTGCTAACAACTTTCACACCTATGAAGAGTGTCGTGCATCATGCCAAACTCGACCACCAGATCACTGTTCCTTGCCACCTGTAAGAGGTCCATGTAAAACTCCAGAATGGAGGTGGGCCTACAGCCCTCTCATGCGCCAGTGCTTCTCTTTCATTTATGGTGGCTGCCGTGGAAATCAGAATAATTTTGAAAGCAGGCAAGCCTGTGAAGATCGTTGCCCTCTGCCACGAGCCAAGCAATGCCAAGGGTGTCACCTTCGAGGAAGGCTGGTGCCCAGTTTGTGCCGAAGTGACTTTGTGATTGTGGGAAGGCTGGAAGATTCAGGGGAAGAACGAGTGCTCCGTGTTCTTCTCATAGAGGTGCTAAAAGATGACCACATGGGTCTTCATCTTTTCCATACCGAGTATCTAGAGGTCACcatgggagagggaggaggaggaggggggtgtccaTGCACCAATCTTGCAGGTTTGGGGGACAATCCACTTTTGATTATGGGGGAAGTACAAGATGGCATGGCTTTATTGGGACCCTCTAGCTATGTCCGGCCAGCCAGTGAGAAGAGACTGAGGAAAGTCAGAGACATGCTTGATAAAGGGACTTGTCAGATGCTGAACCGATTTCAGGACTGA